A single genomic interval of Alteromonas sp. CI.11.F.A3 harbors:
- a CDS encoding glutathione S-transferase has translation MLTLHHLNNSRSQRILWLLEELGVDYNIEHYQRDSTTNLAPDSLRAVHPLGRSPVLTTPDGAIAESGAIVEYLVRKYGQTSFTSPESGENLQQYLFWLHFAEGSLMPPLVARLVLEKARQKGAKPFFIKPITNKLIDGILNAYYGPNLAQSLRYVESYLAHHTWFAGEQPTGADVQMIFPLESLVASGNAKDFPAIREYVKRVHARPAYKQALEKGGEYAYA, from the coding sequence ATGCTCACGTTACATCACTTAAATAATTCTCGATCTCAACGTATTTTATGGCTATTGGAAGAGCTAGGCGTTGATTACAATATTGAACACTATCAGCGAGATAGCACCACTAATCTTGCACCAGATTCGTTGCGAGCAGTTCATCCATTAGGTCGCTCGCCTGTACTGACTACCCCAGATGGTGCTATTGCTGAGTCCGGTGCTATTGTTGAGTATTTAGTACGCAAATACGGGCAAACAAGCTTTACCTCTCCTGAGAGTGGTGAAAATCTGCAGCAGTATTTATTTTGGTTACATTTTGCTGAAGGCTCGCTAATGCCACCCTTGGTAGCCAGATTAGTGCTGGAAAAAGCCCGTCAAAAAGGTGCTAAGCCTTTCTTTATTAAACCCATCACGAACAAGTTAATTGATGGTATTTTGAATGCCTATTATGGGCCGAACTTAGCCCAGAGCTTGCGCTACGTAGAGTCTTACCTTGCTCATCACACGTGGTTTGCGGGTGAACAACCAACGGGTGCTGATGTACAAATGATATTCCCACTAGAGTCATTAGTGGCAAGTGGGAATGCCAAAGATTTCCCTGCTATTCGGGAATACGTGAAACGGGTACATGCACGGCCTGCGTATAAGCAAGCGCTAGAAAAAGGCGGCGAGTACGCATATGCCTAA
- the uvrD gene encoding DNA helicase II: MDVSRLLDELNDKQREAVAAPLSNALILAGAGSGKTRVLVHRIAWLMEVENIAPFSILAVTFTNKAAKEMRGRIESLMGRGLNSMWIGTFHGLAHRLLRAHHAEANLPENFQILDSDDQYRLIKRILKAMNLDEKHWVPRQIQWYINGNKDEGLRPQHIETHNDQTQQKMREIYAAYQDACDRSGLVDFAELLLRAHELWAKNPEVLANYQRRFRAVLVDEFQDTNNIQYAWLRMLCSGNQNNIMIVGDDDQSIYGWRGANVDNIQHFLKDFNNPTTIRLEQNYRSTGTILKAANTVIDNNTGRLGKELWTDGNDGEPISVYAGFNELDEARFIVSKIKDWLNQGNALKDTAILYRNNAQSRVLEEALLHQGTPYRIYGGLRFFERQEIKDALGYLRMMNHPHDDAAFERVVNTPTRGMGEKTLSQVREAARTHNCSMWQASQLLINENALKGRALNALQSFVLLVTELEQATVDEPLEKHADVAIRQSGLYAMYQAERGEKAQARLENLEELVTACKQFTVPDEAEEMTPLSAFLAHASLEAGETQAGTDQDAVQMMTIHTAKGLEFPMVFMAGVEEGMFPSQMTNDEPGRMEEERRLCYVGMTRAMEKLYITYAESRRLYGQDKYHTASRFIREIPADCVEEVRLKSTISRPIHNRFSQATSHASFEETGFQLGQKVAHRKFGEGIVLNYEGSGEHARVQVNFDEFGTKWLVLAYAKLEKA; this comes from the coding sequence ATGGATGTATCCCGACTGCTTGACGAGCTTAACGACAAACAACGTGAAGCGGTAGCAGCCCCTCTTTCTAACGCCCTCATATTAGCTGGCGCAGGAAGCGGTAAAACTCGGGTGTTAGTGCATCGCATAGCATGGTTAATGGAAGTGGAAAATATTGCCCCCTTTTCCATTCTGGCCGTAACCTTTACGAACAAGGCCGCCAAAGAAATGCGTGGCCGAATAGAATCGTTGATGGGCCGTGGCCTTAATAGCATGTGGATTGGTACTTTCCACGGATTAGCCCACAGGCTGCTTCGCGCCCACCATGCAGAAGCTAATTTGCCTGAAAACTTCCAAATTCTTGATTCAGACGACCAATACCGTTTAATCAAACGTATCTTAAAAGCCATGAATTTAGACGAAAAGCACTGGGTGCCCCGTCAAATTCAGTGGTATATCAACGGTAATAAAGACGAAGGTTTACGTCCTCAGCATATTGAAACCCACAACGATCAAACACAACAAAAAATGCGTGAAATTTACGCCGCGTATCAAGACGCGTGCGACCGCTCAGGGCTTGTGGATTTTGCCGAGTTGTTGTTGCGTGCTCACGAGCTTTGGGCTAAAAACCCCGAAGTACTCGCCAACTACCAGCGCCGCTTCCGCGCTGTATTAGTGGACGAATTCCAAGATACCAATAACATTCAATACGCGTGGCTACGCATGTTGTGTAGCGGCAATCAAAACAACATTATGATTGTGGGCGATGACGACCAATCTATTTACGGCTGGCGAGGCGCGAATGTTGATAATATTCAGCACTTCTTAAAAGACTTTAATAACCCCACAACCATTCGATTAGAACAAAATTACCGTTCTACTGGCACCATCTTGAAAGCCGCCAATACGGTTATCGATAACAACACCGGCCGATTAGGCAAAGAGCTTTGGACAGACGGCAACGATGGCGAGCCTATTTCTGTTTATGCTGGGTTTAATGAGTTAGACGAAGCCCGCTTTATTGTGTCGAAAATTAAAGACTGGCTGAATCAAGGCAATGCGCTAAAAGACACCGCGATTTTATATCGCAATAACGCCCAGTCGCGGGTATTAGAAGAAGCCTTGCTTCACCAAGGTACACCGTACCGCATTTATGGTGGCCTTCGATTCTTTGAACGCCAAGAAATTAAAGATGCACTTGGCTACCTTCGCATGATGAATCACCCTCATGACGATGCCGCCTTTGAACGTGTGGTGAACACACCTACTCGCGGCATGGGTGAGAAAACCCTCTCACAAGTACGAGAAGCCGCCAGAACACATAATTGCTCTATGTGGCAGGCTAGCCAACTGCTTATTAACGAAAACGCACTCAAAGGCCGTGCACTTAACGCCCTTCAAAGTTTCGTGCTGTTAGTGACCGAGCTTGAACAAGCTACCGTAGACGAGCCATTAGAGAAACACGCCGATGTGGCCATTAGGCAGTCAGGTTTATACGCCATGTATCAGGCCGAACGCGGCGAAAAAGCCCAAGCGCGCTTAGAAAACTTGGAAGAATTGGTTACCGCTTGTAAACAATTTACGGTACCTGATGAAGCGGAAGAAATGACGCCACTTTCAGCCTTTTTAGCTCACGCCTCGTTAGAAGCAGGTGAAACCCAAGCAGGTACCGATCAAGACGCCGTACAGATGATGACCATTCATACTGCGAAGGGCCTAGAATTTCCTATGGTGTTTATGGCCGGTGTTGAAGAAGGTATGTTTCCAAGCCAAATGACCAATGATGAACCTGGCAGAATGGAAGAGGAACGTCGCTTATGTTACGTGGGCATGACTCGCGCCATGGAAAAGCTGTATATTACTTACGCGGAAAGCCGCCGTTTATACGGGCAAGACAAATATCACACAGCTTCTCGCTTTATTCGTGAAATTCCTGCTGACTGTGTTGAAGAAGTAAGGCTCAAGTCTACTATTTCTCGACCGATACATAACCGATTCAGCCAAGCAACATCACATGCCTCTTTTGAAGAGACCGGCTTTCAGTTGGGCCAAAAAGTGGCTCATCGCAAGTTCGGTGAAGGAATTGTATTAAACTACGAAGGCAGTGGTGAACACGCTAGGGTACAAGTTAATTTTGACGAATTTGGTACAAAATGGCTCGTTCTCGCCTATGCTAAATTGGAAAAAGCATAG
- the cysE gene encoding serine O-acetyltransferase, with protein sequence MHALSPSTDFWLSLKKEAQTVAESEPLLASYVHACISAHHNFESSLSFILSSKMADEVMPAIAIREVFDEAYLLEPSISESAMADINAIRARDAAVDDFLVPLLHFKGFHAVQVHRMAHYLWLHGRHQLALFLQSRNSATFGVDIHPAAKIGKGVMFDHATGIVVGETAVIEDNVSILQSVTLGGTGNESGDRHPKIRQGVLVGAGAKILGNIEIGEGSKVGAGSVVLDNVPPHVTVVGVPAKVVGRPVCQRPCDSMRQNVLEDNQPYSQKP encoded by the coding sequence ATGCACGCACTCTCTCCATCGACTGACTTTTGGTTATCGTTAAAAAAAGAAGCGCAAACTGTGGCAGAAAGCGAGCCGCTATTAGCAAGCTATGTTCACGCCTGTATTTCAGCCCATCATAATTTTGAGTCGTCGTTAAGCTTTATACTATCAAGCAAAATGGCTGATGAAGTGATGCCAGCTATTGCCATTCGTGAAGTGTTCGATGAGGCCTACTTGTTAGAGCCGTCGATTAGTGAGTCGGCAATGGCAGATATTAACGCGATTCGTGCTCGAGACGCGGCAGTAGATGACTTCTTAGTGCCATTGCTGCACTTTAAAGGCTTTCATGCCGTGCAAGTTCATCGTATGGCGCACTACTTGTGGTTGCATGGTAGACATCAACTCGCCTTGTTCTTACAAAGCCGTAATTCGGCTACCTTCGGCGTAGATATTCACCCTGCCGCTAAAATAGGCAAAGGCGTGATGTTCGATCACGCCACCGGTATTGTAGTGGGTGAAACTGCTGTTATAGAAGACAACGTGTCTATTTTGCAAAGCGTAACCCTTGGCGGAACCGGTAACGAGTCGGGTGACCGTCACCCTAAAATTCGCCAAGGCGTGTTAGTTGGCGCGGGTGCTAAAATTCTTGGCAATATTGAAATTGGCGAAGGGTCTAAAGTGGGCGCGGGTAGTGTTGTGCTAGACAACGTTCCACCTCACGTTACTGTAGTGGGTGTACCTGCAAAAGTAGTTGGGCGCCCGGTATGCCAGCGCCCTTGCGATTCTATGCGTCAAAACGTATTGGAAGACAACCAGCCTTATTCGCAAAAGCCTTAA
- the recQ gene encoding DNA helicase RecQ: MTTVIADTTISSPVCDALTPENVLKNVFGYDEFRDGQGDVIHHVCKGGDALVLLPTGGGKSMCYQIPALIRPGTGIVVSPLISLMQDQVEQLKALGVKAAYLNSTLSQEEQANISERLVSNQLDLLYVSPERLLQFGFQQTLRTTDVALFAIDEAHCVSHWGHDFRHDYRALGQIKARFPDIPVIGLTATADIATQGDILTQLQLNEPLVYKGSFDRPNIRYRVMSKYKAFEQVVTYVKQQEGSGIIYCNSRAKVDDLHAKLFKQGFRCAAYHAGMDADERELVQRQFLNDKIDIVVATVAFGMGINKSNVRYVVHHDVPRSVESYYQETGRAGRDGLESEAMLLFDEKDAARVRQWIEQGEQADRNAIELQKFAAMEAFSEAQTCRRQVLLNYFSQFSDSACGNCDICLDPPTMIDGLVISQKVLSCILRLSQQASTQYLIDVLRGKQLKRLQEAGHHQLSTYGIGKDKSDSYWHNMINQLIHKGLIRVDITANAALRLTEAARPVLKGEVAVQLAVPRLEFKPDKKAKQAPANYDRTLFMRLKHLRKVLAEENEVPPYVVFSDATLVDMAAKLPTTRDTMLDVSGVGQTKLSRYGDAFMQLINDYIHREQ, from the coding sequence ATGACTACTGTAATTGCCGACACCACTATTAGTTCTCCCGTTTGTGATGCGCTAACCCCTGAAAACGTTTTAAAAAATGTGTTTGGGTACGACGAATTTCGCGATGGACAAGGAGACGTCATCCACCATGTGTGCAAAGGTGGAGATGCACTTGTTTTGCTACCTACCGGTGGTGGAAAATCAATGTGCTACCAAATACCAGCGCTGATCCGCCCGGGTACCGGTATTGTGGTGTCGCCGCTTATCTCGTTAATGCAAGATCAAGTAGAACAGTTAAAGGCCTTAGGGGTAAAAGCCGCTTACCTGAATTCAACACTTAGTCAGGAAGAGCAAGCCAACATTTCCGAGCGACTGGTATCTAACCAGTTAGACTTGCTGTATGTATCTCCTGAACGCTTGCTTCAATTTGGCTTTCAGCAAACTCTTCGTACTACTGATGTCGCCTTGTTTGCTATCGATGAAGCGCACTGCGTGTCCCATTGGGGGCACGATTTTAGGCACGACTACCGTGCCCTCGGCCAGATTAAAGCCCGCTTTCCTGATATTCCTGTTATTGGGTTAACGGCTACAGCTGACATCGCCACGCAAGGTGATATTCTCACCCAATTACAACTTAATGAACCCTTGGTTTATAAAGGCAGTTTCGATAGACCGAATATTCGCTATCGGGTGATGTCAAAGTACAAAGCCTTTGAACAAGTCGTTACCTACGTTAAACAACAAGAAGGCAGCGGGATTATTTATTGTAATAGTCGCGCCAAAGTAGACGACTTACATGCCAAGCTATTCAAGCAAGGTTTTCGCTGCGCGGCTTATCATGCGGGTATGGATGCCGATGAACGAGAACTCGTACAGCGCCAATTTTTGAACGATAAAATTGATATTGTGGTGGCCACCGTCGCCTTCGGCATGGGTATTAATAAGTCGAACGTGCGTTACGTTGTGCACCACGATGTACCTCGAAGCGTTGAAAGCTACTATCAAGAAACAGGGCGCGCAGGACGAGATGGCCTTGAATCAGAAGCCATGCTACTGTTCGACGAAAAAGATGCAGCGCGGGTACGTCAATGGATAGAACAAGGTGAGCAGGCCGATAGAAATGCCATCGAACTTCAAAAGTTTGCGGCCATGGAAGCATTTTCTGAAGCGCAAACTTGCCGTCGACAAGTACTGCTTAACTACTTTTCTCAGTTTAGTGATAGCGCGTGTGGCAACTGTGATATTTGTTTAGATCCACCCACCATGATTGACGGCTTGGTCATTAGCCAAAAAGTGCTTTCTTGTATTCTTAGGCTTTCGCAGCAAGCATCTACGCAGTATCTTATTGATGTACTGCGCGGCAAACAACTAAAGCGCTTGCAAGAAGCCGGGCACCACCAGCTTTCAACGTATGGCATTGGTAAAGACAAGTCAGACAGCTACTGGCACAACATGATTAACCAGCTTATTCATAAGGGGTTAATTAGGGTAGATATTACCGCTAACGCAGCGCTTCGGTTAACCGAAGCGGCACGCCCGGTGTTGAAGGGTGAAGTGGCGGTACAACTCGCGGTACCTAGATTAGAATTCAAACCAGATAAAAAGGCCAAACAAGCACCGGCTAACTACGACCGCACTTTATTTATGCGCTTGAAGCACTTACGTAAAGTACTAGCAGAGGAAAACGAAGTGCCGCCGTATGTGGTATTCAGTGATGCTACGCTGGTAGACATGGCCGCTAAGCTACCGACCACCCGCGACACTATGCTAGATGTCAGCGGCGTAGGCCAAACCAAACTATCCCGCTATGGCGACGCCTTTATGCAGCTGATAAACGATTACATTCATCGCGAGCAGTAG
- the rarD gene encoding EamA family transporter RarD, protein MRAQQASAAQVGVIFAIAAYTMWGIAPIYFKQLTVLPAAEILMHRIIWSVLVLVGLIAALNQWPKVMAAFRNKKVMQVLLVAGILLGANWLLFIWAVNNDHILDASLGYYINPLINVFLGRLFLGERLRTFQRVAVVLAIVGVAILIFSYGHVPWIALVLAGSFSIYGILRKQVAVDSLPGLFIETLMLSPLALGYWLLFGSEFSNLFNNDASLNMLILAAGIVTTAPLLCFTAAARRIMYSTLGFLQYIGPTLMFVLAVYLYDEPLDEARLITFGFVWLALAVFSVDSLIAYKKQRKAQKASLQTAKETSETQTS, encoded by the coding sequence ATGCGCGCTCAGCAAGCCAGTGCTGCCCAAGTCGGAGTGATTTTTGCCATTGCGGCCTACACTATGTGGGGCATAGCGCCAATCTACTTTAAACAGCTTACTGTACTGCCGGCAGCAGAAATTTTAATGCACCGGATAATTTGGTCGGTATTAGTGCTTGTGGGGTTAATTGCGGCGTTAAATCAGTGGCCCAAGGTCATGGCTGCCTTTCGCAACAAAAAGGTGATGCAGGTGTTATTGGTCGCTGGCATTTTATTAGGCGCCAACTGGCTACTGTTCATCTGGGCAGTGAATAACGATCACATACTGGATGCAAGCTTAGGTTATTACATCAATCCGCTTATTAACGTGTTTCTTGGGCGGCTTTTTCTAGGTGAAAGGCTAAGAACGTTTCAGCGAGTGGCGGTGGTATTAGCCATCGTGGGCGTGGCTATTTTGATTTTCTCTTACGGTCATGTGCCTTGGATTGCACTTGTATTGGCGGGCAGTTTTAGTATTTATGGCATTTTACGCAAGCAAGTCGCGGTAGATTCTTTGCCGGGCCTTTTCATCGAAACCTTAATGCTATCACCCTTGGCTTTAGGCTATTGGCTGCTATTTGGATCAGAATTCAGCAACCTTTTCAATAACGACGCTAGTTTAAACATGCTTATTTTAGCAGCCGGTATTGTAACCACTGCCCCCTTGTTATGCTTTACCGCAGCGGCACGGCGTATCATGTATTCAACCTTAGGCTTTTTGCAATACATAGGGCCAACGCTCATGTTTGTGTTGGCGGTTTACTTGTACGATGAGCCGTTAGATGAAGCTAGGCTAATCACCTTTGGCTTTGTGTGGTTAGCACTGGCAGTATTTAGTGTCGACTCTCTTATCGCCTACAAAAAACAGCGAAAAGCCCAAAAGGCATCGCTGCAGACGGCGAAGGAAACCAGTGAAACTCAAACTTCTTGA
- a CDS encoding magnesium transporter — MAEPLPDLIEEFVTDGMGDDPASILTALSGQDTVYIASLLESLPLERRLVVWEGIPRDRKLSVLVEMRSDPREILIDATPHNEWASIFADIDAEDLLELLDSLPTRLVDVAYEALDSQERKYFREATQFPDEQVGHWVSHELLVLPANAKVKEGLRLLRRDIPQHCDSIYLVNRSGQFTALVKIHRLFSAQEHSSLISMAEENVTMLVGTDESTAASLQVQRSGLSSLPVVDESNKLIGRLDIASASELMNESYERQVMASAGMDEDEDLFSPVAKSARNRALWLGINLLTAFLASWFIGLFEATLQQVVALAVLMPVVASMGGIAGSQTLTLIVRGLALGQVTPANLRALMMKELKVGGLNGVIWALVIGIVAYFWFADALLGMVICLAILFNIVAAALAGVFVPFILDRLKIDPALSGSVILTTVTDIVGFVAFLGLGTLFLL; from the coding sequence GTGGCGGAGCCATTACCCGATCTTATCGAAGAGTTTGTAACAGATGGTATGGGTGATGACCCAGCGTCTATTCTTACCGCATTAAGTGGGCAGGATACTGTCTACATTGCCTCCTTATTAGAATCGTTACCCCTAGAGCGACGTCTTGTCGTTTGGGAAGGCATTCCACGTGACCGCAAGCTTAGCGTGCTGGTGGAAATGCGAAGCGACCCTCGTGAAATTCTCATCGACGCCACCCCCCATAACGAGTGGGCGTCAATTTTCGCAGATATAGACGCAGAAGACTTACTTGAACTCCTCGACTCATTACCCACACGCTTAGTTGATGTCGCGTACGAAGCACTTGATAGCCAAGAGCGTAAGTATTTCCGCGAAGCAACTCAGTTCCCCGATGAACAAGTAGGTCACTGGGTTAGTCATGAATTGCTTGTACTCCCGGCCAATGCAAAAGTCAAAGAAGGCTTACGCCTTTTACGACGAGACATACCTCAGCATTGCGATAGCATTTACTTAGTGAATCGTTCGGGACAATTCACTGCACTGGTGAAGATTCATCGTCTTTTTTCAGCGCAGGAACACAGCTCACTAATTAGCATGGCCGAAGAAAATGTCACTATGCTAGTAGGCACCGACGAGTCTACCGCAGCATCATTACAGGTGCAGCGCTCAGGTCTATCCTCATTACCTGTGGTGGATGAATCGAACAAGCTGATTGGCAGATTAGACATTGCATCGGCCAGTGAATTAATGAATGAATCTTACGAACGTCAAGTGATGGCCTCGGCGGGTATGGATGAAGACGAAGATTTATTCTCGCCTGTAGCAAAGAGTGCGCGAAACCGTGCGTTATGGCTGGGTATCAACTTGCTAACGGCGTTTTTAGCATCTTGGTTTATTGGGTTGTTTGAAGCCACATTGCAACAAGTTGTTGCGCTTGCGGTACTTATGCCCGTCGTTGCCAGTATGGGCGGTATAGCCGGTAGCCAAACCCTTACCCTAATTGTGCGCGGGTTAGCGCTAGGCCAGGTCACGCCTGCGAACTTACGTGCACTTATGATGAAAGAGCTGAAAGTGGGAGGGCTAAATGGCGTGATATGGGCACTGGTGATAGGCATTGTGGCCTATTTTTGGTTTGCCGATGCGCTACTTGGTATGGTGATTTGTCTTGCCATCCTCTTTAACATTGTGGCTGCAGCGCTAGCTGGTGTGTTTGTCCCCTTCATTTTAGATAGATTAAAAATAGACCCAGCGTTATCTGGCTCGGTTATTCTTACCACCGTAACTGATATTGTAGGCTTTGTTGCTTTCTTAGGCTTGGGTACGCTGTTTCTGTTGTAG
- a CDS encoding diguanylate cyclase, whose amino-acid sequence MPQNVLVIENSDKNLDVVSKLVRKSGLTPVGAHSLTEASARFALMMPESFLCAIVAHNLPDAPNGEAIDFAIDAFIPAIVTTDTLEAKTRDKVLEKDVVDYIPKENAQNYDYLSRLLFRLEKNKSTGVVVVSTHRSSRRKMLSLLYRHNFVVYDCPTASDAMSILAEHAHIRLVITDNALPDMTGTQFISGLRKAFSKEQLAIIGLASDQRPLMSAHFIKSGANDFLHLPYCHEEFLCRVMQNIEYIESVEAIRRAANTDYLTGLPNRRHFFYTVTVQYKKLPEQHTLALIDLDHFKRINDTYGHDAGDLVLKAVANLLQVHFNDTLVARFGGEEFCVYLPKIDIYNAQERLTRFRMALEKLPIQLGEDTVKVTCSIGLCNTPTQNIETLLSSADKLLYKAKHAGRNQVTLNSETQEV is encoded by the coding sequence ATGCCGCAAAACGTGCTGGTGATAGAAAACAGCGATAAAAACTTAGACGTTGTATCAAAACTCGTCAGAAAATCAGGGTTAACCCCTGTTGGCGCTCACTCATTAACGGAAGCGAGCGCACGTTTTGCGCTTATGATGCCAGAGAGTTTTTTGTGCGCCATTGTTGCTCATAACTTACCGGATGCCCCGAATGGCGAAGCCATCGACTTCGCTATTGACGCCTTCATTCCGGCCATCGTTACTACCGATACGTTAGAGGCGAAAACCCGAGACAAGGTCTTAGAAAAAGACGTCGTTGATTATATTCCCAAAGAAAACGCACAAAACTACGATTACTTAAGTCGGCTTCTCTTTAGATTAGAGAAAAATAAATCGACGGGCGTTGTGGTAGTGAGTACTCACCGGTCATCTAGACGAAAAATGCTATCACTACTTTATCGACACAACTTTGTGGTTTACGACTGCCCTACTGCCAGCGATGCTATGAGCATATTGGCTGAGCATGCGCATATCAGGTTGGTTATCACCGATAACGCGCTTCCAGATATGACGGGCACGCAGTTTATTTCAGGCCTGCGTAAAGCCTTTTCAAAAGAGCAGTTAGCCATTATCGGGCTAGCAAGCGACCAACGCCCGCTTATGTCTGCGCATTTCATAAAAAGCGGCGCGAACGACTTTTTGCATTTACCTTACTGTCATGAAGAGTTTTTATGCCGCGTGATGCAGAATATTGAATATATCGAAAGCGTGGAAGCCATTCGCCGCGCTGCCAATACGGATTATTTAACAGGGCTGCCTAATCGCCGTCATTTCTTTTATACCGTTACCGTGCAGTATAAGAAGCTACCTGAGCAACATACGTTAGCGCTTATCGACCTTGATCATTTTAAGCGCATTAACGATACCTACGGGCATGATGCGGGCGATCTTGTGCTCAAAGCAGTAGCTAACCTATTGCAAGTGCATTTTAACGATACGCTGGTTGCACGTTTTGGTGGGGAAGAATTTTGCGTTTACTTGCCTAAAATCGACATTTATAACGCACAAGAGCGGTTAACCAGATTCAGAATGGCATTAGAAAAATTGCCCATTCAACTGGGCGAAGACACTGTGAAGGTAACCTGCAGTATTGGCCTTTGCAATACACCGACGCAAAATATCGAAACCTTGCTAAGTAGCGCTGATAAGCTTTTATACAAAGCAAAACATGCAGGTCGTAATCAAGTTACCCTTAACAGTGAAACTCAAGAAGTTTGA
- a CDS encoding thioesterase family protein, producing the protein MRISDNKNMPSRNDMIAHVISLFRDTMPFNQLLGLEFIRSNEGLESDSIELHVSWREALTGNPLQKILHGGVTATMLDTIGGLVAIIEAIKRTNDADLASLQTRLPKMGTVDMRVDYLRPGRGEQFIATAKVIRGGAKLAVCRMELHNEKGDHIAFGTGTYMLG; encoded by the coding sequence ATGCGCATTTCAGACAATAAAAATATGCCTAGCCGCAACGATATGATTGCACATGTTATTAGTTTATTTCGTGATACTATGCCGTTTAACCAGTTATTAGGGCTAGAGTTCATTCGCTCGAATGAAGGGTTAGAAAGTGACAGCATAGAACTTCATGTTTCTTGGCGTGAAGCCTTAACCGGAAATCCACTGCAAAAAATTCTTCATGGCGGCGTAACAGCCACTATGCTAGATACCATAGGCGGCTTGGTCGCTATTATTGAAGCGATTAAACGAACTAACGATGCCGACCTAGCAAGCTTGCAAACCCGTTTACCGAAAATGGGCACCGTAGATATGCGCGTTGATTATTTACGGCCAGGTCGTGGTGAGCAATTCATCGCTACGGCCAAGGTAATTCGCGGTGGTGCCAAGCTGGCGGTTTGTAGGATGGAGCTTCACAATGAAAAAGGCGATCATATTGCCTTTGGTACGGGTACCTATATGTTGGGGTAG